The genomic window CTCTTACATGATATTACATACAGAGATTTTGCAAAAGAACATTTTTTAGCTGCCCATTATGCTCCAAACCATACCATTACAATATACAGTTTTTCAAAGATTTTTGGAATGGCAGGACTTAGGATAGGATCTATAATATCCACAAAAGAAATAATTAGTTCTGTAAGAACTATTCTTATTAATGACTTAGGAACAAACCTTATAGCTCAAGCTGGTGCTATTGCAGCTCTTAAATCAAAAGACTCTTGGATTAATGAAATTACAAATACTACACGAAATAATCAAAAGCTTATTAAAGAATGTGTTGATGAAATTAAAGGGGTTTTTATTCCAGTATATCCTTCTAATGGAAATATGTTAGCTATAGACCTTAAAAATACAGGAATAGATCCAAAAGTCATGGCCGACTATCTTTTAAAGAAAAAGATTTTTACAAGACAAGGTGCTTACACTAGTAATCTTTTTGGAGACAAATATCTTAGAGTTAGTTTCTCAATTCCAGAAGAACAGGTTAAGATTTTTGTTAAAGAATTTAAATCAGCTGTTGATGTTCTAAGAAAATAGATTTTTGTATAAATTCATCTTATTTTAATTTTTTATCTCATATTTTTATTTTATTATATTGTATTCATTATTTTATTTTATTATATCGTTTTTATTACTTTATTTTATAATGTATTCCCTTATTTTATTTATAATTTAAAATATATTTAATAAAATATAATGTAAAATAAAATTAATAGAAAAATAAATAATATAATAATTAATCGAATAACTAATAGAATATTTATAGAATATTATAAAATAATTAATAAAATAGTTAATAGAATAGTTAATCAAATAACTAATAGAATAGTTATAGAATATTATAAAATAGTTAATAGAATAGTTAATTAAATAACTAATAGAATAGTCAATAGAATAATTAATAAAGTAATTATAAAAATATTTGAAAAATAAAATTAATAAAATTAATAAAATTTATAAAAATAATAAAAAAAATCAAAAATATAAAAATAAAAATTTTATTTGAAAATTTTTATTTATCTTTTAAATAATAATATTCTCCTTCTTGTTTTTGTTCTCGATCTAGGTAGCTGTCTAATTTGTTTACTCTTGGTCTTTTTGTTTCTTTATCTCTTCTAAATGTTATTTCAAGATCTTTTAAGAATGTGTTCATTGAAGTTCTGAGATCTGTTGGTTTGGTTGCTTTCCCTTCGATTCCTGGTTCACCTTGGAAAACCATCGCTCTATCTGATATATAATCAATAAACACAATATCGTGATCAACAATAAGGGATGCAGCATTTCTACTTTCGATTATTTTTCTAATAGCTCTTCCAGCTATTAATCTCTGTTCAACATCGAGAAAAGCTGTTGGTTCATCAAAAAGATAAATTTCAGCATCTTTTGATAAGGTTGCTGCTACAGCAAGACGTTGAAGTTCTCCTCCACTAAGATCTTCTACTTGTTTATCTAAAATTTCTTCAAGTGAAAATGGTTTCATAATTTCTGTTTTAAATATATTTGAACCATAACTTGGTGCATTCATATATAGAAAATCTTCTACTCTTCCTTCAAAGTCAGTTACAATATATTGTGGCTTGTATGCTATTTTTATATCTTCTCCTACTTCTCCTTCATCAGGTTCTGTTTCTCCAGCTAATATTTTTGCAAATGTTGTTTTACCAATACCATTTGATCCAAATGCTGTTACAATTTCATCATGAAAAATTTCTCCAGCTTCTGCAGATAATGAAAATCCGTCATAAGATTTTTTTAGATTACTATAGGATACAATAGCTTCTCCTTCATCTTCTGGTGTTGGAGGTCTAATACTAAATTCAATAGGTTGTTTTCTGATTCTTACATTTTCTTCTTTTAAGAATCCATTGATATATGCATTTATTCCAACTCTCACGCCTTTCATTTGTGAAACTACTCCATAAGCTCCAGATTGACCATAAAGAATATGGATATAATCTGAAATAGCATCGAGAGTAGCTAAATCGTGTTCAATAACCATTACTGCTTTTCCTTCATCAGCTAGAGATCTAATTACATTAACTGCATTGAGACGTTGGCGAACATCCAACCAAGATGTTGGTTCATCAAAATAGTAAAAGTCTCCTTCTCTTACAAATGATGCGGCTATAGCTACTCTTTGAAGTTCTCCTCCACTTAAGTTAGCTATTTCTCTATTCAGGACATTTTTCAAGTCAAGTGTTTTGACTGCTTCTTCAAATTTTCCTCTTTCATCAACACCTGTTAAAAGGTCAGATACATTTCCTTTAACAAATTTTGGAAGTTGATCTACCATTTGTGGTTTATGAACAACTTTTATTTTTCCTTCAGATAATTCCTTAAAATAATTTTGAAGCTGTGATCCTTTAAAATAGTTAATGACTTCATCCCAATTTTCTGATTTTTCTTCCCAGTTTCCAAGGTTTGGAATCATTTCTCCAGATAAAATTCTCATAATGGTTGATTTTCCAATTCCATTTGGACCAAGAATTCCAAGAACAGATCCTTTGCTAAGCTGAGGCAAGCCAAATAATTCGAACATATTTTGTCCAAATCTATGGATTGGTTCATCAAGAGCTTCAGGAAGATTAATTACACTTATTGCATTAAATGGGCAACGATTAGTACATATTCCACACCCAGAACATAAATCTTCAGAAATAAGTGGTTTTTTTGTCTTTTCATCAATAACTATTGTATCTTCTTCCATACGTACTCCAGGACAGTATTCAATACATGTATAATTACATTTTTTGGGCTGGCATCGATCATGGTCTAATATGGAAATCCTACTCAATTTATCACCTAATTAAAAATCATTATTAAAATTTGAAAAATTACAAATCTTTTTAATAAAAAATAATTTCATTATTCTAATTTTATTATTTTTATTCTTATTATTTATTTAAATTTTTAAACTATTAAATTTACTAAAATTTAATATTACTTTAAAATATTTATTATATTATTCTTTATTATTCTATATTATCTATATTGTTTTTATACTATTAATATAATAAATATAATTTTATAGAATATTGAATTTATGAATGATATTTATTTTATAATATAATATTTTAAGAATATAAATAACTATAAAGTATTATAATATTATTAATATTAAATTTATTAAATATTAAATATTAAAAATTATATAATTGTATAATAATTGTATATTAAATTGTATATTATAATAATTATAATAAAATTTGAATGTATATGATACTAATTTGAATTAATAAGGTGTAGTTTAATGAAACAAGTGATTGTAGTTCGGAATGACTTGAAAATGTCCAAAGGAAAAACAGCTGCTCAAGCTTGTCATGGATGTTTAGGTTCTTATAAAAAGGCAGATTCTAATAAAATCAAAGAATGGGAAAGGGAAGGCGAGAAAAAAGTAATTGTTAAAGTTAATTCATTAGAAGAGTTATTTGAAATAAAAGAAATAGCTAAAAAGAATAATGTTCCTAATTATATGGTAAAAGATGCTGGAAGAACAGAGTTGCCTGGAGGAACTATAACCTGTTTGGGTATAGGTCCTGACACTGATGAGATTATTGACAAAGTGACTCATGATTTGAAGTTACTTAGCTAAATATTATTTTAATAGCTATTACTTACTATTTTATAAAATAGGAATGGTGTTAGTATTATAGATTGGGTAGTTAAAATTGGAGGAAGTCTTTTTCCAAAAGAAGCTATAGAATTAGTCAATGCTTTAAAAAGATTAAAAGGATCAAAAAAATCAAATAATATTAATTTTTTGATAATAATTGGAGGGGGAGAATTTGCAAATCTTATTCGTAAATATGATGGAATAACAAGATTTTCAAATCACATTACTCATGAAACAGCTATTGATTCAATGGATATTATAGCAAAACTTCTCAATGATAAGTTTGATTTTACTAAACTTGTTTATTCTATTGAAGATGCAGAAAATAGTTTAAATGATGGTTTTATTCCTATACTAGCTTGTTCAAAAATTTTAAAGGAAAATGAAGATAATAATGAAATTCCTCATTCCTGGGATATGACTTCAGATTCTATATCTGCATATATTGCAAACTTACTAAAAGCGAAACTTTTAATAGCTACAAATGTAGATGGTATATATACCCAAAAACCAACTAAGTTTGGGGCAAAATTTATCCATGATATTGATGCTAAAAAACTACTAACTTTTGATGAAACATCAGTTGATTTGATGCTCGCAGAGTATTTGCTTAAATTTGGGACTAATTGTTTTGTTGTAAATGGAAACTTTCCAGAGAGAGTTTTATCTCTAATTGGAGAGGATATAGGCAGCAGAATAAATAATAACGATTATAATACTGATTATAATTTTAAATACACATTAATTAGAGGTGAATGAAATGGAAAAAATAGAATGTAAATCTTGTAAGCAAGAAATACCATTAATTGATACTTATGTTCAATTCCCGTGTCCAGAATGTGGTGAATTAATAGCAAGATGTGAAAAATGCCGTACTTTTGGCCATACTTATGTATGTGATTGTGGTTTCGAAGGACCATAATTTTTAATTTAATTTAATATAATTTAGTATAATTTTTTAATATAAATTACATTTATAGTTTGATTTATGATTTCATTAATAATATTTCATTAATAATTATAAATTTATCAATTAATACTATCTTTTCATGTATAATACTAATCTTATTATTATAATGAAAAATTGTCATAAAGTGTAATTATTGGCTTTATCGTGTAAAATTGATTTAAAACCTGAATATTGTTTTAATATTGATTATTTTGGCGAAATAAACCGAAATAATTATATATATTGAAATTCAATAGTATAATACATTTATAATAGTTTATATTAATATCAATATATCTATTTAAAATGCTATAATTACCTAAAAAGTTAAGTTTTATTGATGATGAATTATATAAATAATAAAAATGAAATATATAATGAAATATAACATAAAATATAAACGAAATGTGAAATAAAATATTAAACAATATATTTTAATAAAATATATTTAATAAAATTAATAAATTTAATATATTTAATTTATATTTAAAATATTCAAATATTAATATTTAGAATATTTAAATTATTTAATATATTAAAATATTTAAAAAATATTTAAATTAATGTTCTTTTGTGGAGGAAAAAATAATGGGAGAAGTTGTTGCAACTGTTAAATTAATGCCTGAAAGTCCTGATGTTGACTTAGAACAAATGAAAATTGATGCTCAAAATGCTGTTACTGAAGATGCTGAATTGCACAAAATTGACGAAGAACCAATTGCTTTTGGTTTAGTAGCTTTAAATGTTATGTTCATTGTCGATGATGGTGAAGGTGGAACTGAAATAGTAGAAGAAAAATTAGCTAAAATCCCTAATGTTACCAGTGTAGAAGTTATGGATGTTAGAAGATTAATGTAATTTCTATTTTTACATTAATTCATTATTTTTATTTTAAAACAAATTTTAACAAATTTTATTTAGTTAATTTTTATATTTTTTTACATACTTTAGATTATTGAGAATATTTTTAGATTATTGAGATTATTATTTTAATATCATTTATATAATCTCTATAGTTTATATAATCTATATAGTCTATATAATCTATTTATTTTAAAACAAGTAATTTTTGCGAGGGAGATAAGATGTTTGATCTTATTTTTGCTTGCTTTTTAGGTATTTTATGTGGTGCAATTACTGGAATGATTCCAGGAATTCATGTTAACACAGCAGGAGCTATAATTTTTGCTTCATCAGCATTTTTACTAGGGGTTTTTTCCCCTGAATTTTTGTGCATTTTTATGGTAGCTATGTCTATTGCCCATGCTCTCATTGAATTTGTGCCTTCTATGCTTCTTGGAGTTCCTGAAGAAGGTACAGCTATGTCAATTCTGCCAGGTCATAGAATGGTTCTTGAAGGTAGGTCAAAAGAAGCTATTAGGATAGTTTCTCTTGGAGGATTTGGAGCTATATTAGTTATTATTTTAATGCTTCCTATTTTTGCTATTGTGTTACCAACTACTCAAGAAATTATAAAACCATATACTTTTATAATACTTCTTGTAGTTTCAATATATCTTTTATGGAAAATAACAAATGGTAAAAAAGCATTTATGTGGTCTTCTGTTTTGTTTATTTTCTCAGGATTGTTGGGTTGGACAATGTTTCAAACACCAATTTCTTCTGGAATTTCTATGATGTGTATATTTTCAGGATTATTTGGGATAAGTACAATTTTGTATAGCTTAAATGAAAGCTCATTCATACCTCACCAAAATAAGTTTTATGATCTTGAGCTAAATAGCAATATGTTACGAGGAATCTTTGCAGGAGGAGTGGCGGGAGCTATACTAGGATTTTTACCTGGATTTGGACCAGCTCAAGGAAGTATAATAGCCCAAGCAGCAGCTGGTGGTGATGGTGAAGATGCTACTGAGAATTTCTTAACAGCTATTAGTGGTTTAAACACCTCTGATACTTTATTTTCTCTTATTTGTATTTATTTAATTGGAAATCCTAGAAGTGGAATAGCTGTCTATATGAATTATTTAATACCTACGTTCACTGTTCCACATTTAATGGTATTCAGTTTTGCAGCACTTGTAGCTGTATCAATTTCATTTATTCTTTGTTTGAAATTAGGAGACAGTTTTTCCAAGTTGATGCAGAATATAGATTATAAAAAACTATCTATTTCAGTTATAATTTTAATGATTGTTATTCTGTATATATTTGCAATAATTTATAATGCACCTATTGCTTATATAACACTTGCCCTTATTACTTCAACAGCTATGGGGTTACTTCCACATTATTTGGGAGTTGGTAAGTCTCATTTAATGGGAGTTTTGATTATTCCGGCAATGGTTGTATATTTTAACATGTTTTTTTAACTATCATCTGAATGTTCTAGCTATTTAGTATTTCTTTAGTAGCTATTGGTAGTTATTAAGTAGTTATTAGTAACTATAATCTTTTAAGAAGTTATTATAGTTAATAGCTATTTTCACTTCTTTTCCTTCATAATAGCTATTTTTACTTTTTTTCCACATTTGTGGATATATTCATGATATAAATATGTATCGAAAAAAGTTTTTATATTTTGAAGAACATATTATAGAGGTATATAATAAATGTAAATATTAAATATTTACTAGTTGTCTGGATTCATTTTTATTAATTGATTAAATTTTTGATTCTAAAATTAATAATTGATTTAATATAAATTTAATGGATATTCTAGTAACAAAAATTTGAAGGAAGGATATGAATGGTAGACGAAAATCCAATTAGAACAACAGTAGATGAGTTAAAAAAACTTTTAAATGTTAAAGATTTTATTGGAGACCCTATTGTAACTGATGATAAAATATTAATTCCCTTTTTGAAATGGGGATTAGGCTTTGGAGCAGGTAAAGGAAATGGCCCTGAAGATACAGGGGGATTTGGCTCTGGAGCTGCTGCAGGAATAGAACCTATATCTATTGTTGTAATAGATAAAAAAACTGAAGGCATGGAAGGAGTTAGAGTACTTAACTTATCTAATGGAACAGAAACTAGCAAAGCAATCTCAGAACTAGGTGTAGTTGTATCTGACTTAATAAAAGAGTTAGCTGCTAATCATAAGGGTCATATGGGTGGCTTTAAAGGTTCTAAAGATTCTAAAAATGAAAAATCAAATGTAAATGATGCTGAATAATTGAAAATATCTAATTTTCTTAGCTTATTTTTTTATTTTTTATAAGCTTATTTCAGCTAAATTATTTATTTTTTGTAATTTGAATATTTTATTTATTCATTTTTTATAATCTCATTACATAAATTTCTAGATTCAAGGGGATATCTTGGATATTTTATATTTAATTCTTGAGATAATAGCTATAATAATTATCTTGATAATTATATTGTTATTTGTTTTTCTATATTTTGGAATAAAAGTTAATATTAAATTAAATAAACACGATGATGATTTTAAAGGAATTATTGAAGTTAGATGGACTTTCATTAAGATTTTTTCTAAAAATTTAAATGACAAAGATAAAGATACTAAAAATAAAGACAAAAAAGATAAAAAAGATAAGAAAGATAAGGATAATAAGAAAAATAAAAATAATAAAAGTAATATGGATATATTGAAAGAATTTAGATCTATTTTTCCTTTATTTAAAGATAATTTTGATGATATTTTCTCATTTATCATTGTTTGTATTAATTCAATTTCTATAGAGAAATTCAATACTTCTCTAAAACTGGGATTTTCAAGTCCAGTTGATACTGTTAAAGTAGTAAGTTATATCTGGATTTTTTCAAATATTCCTAATTGTTCAAAAAATTTTTATTTATCTGCTGAACCTGTTTTTGTTAAAGAAACTATTGATGTTAACAGTGAAATAATTCTTAAGATGAATCTATTGAGACCTTTTATAAAATTATTAAATCTTTTAACTAAAAGAAGTATGATTAAGTTGATTTGGAATTTAAGGAAGTTAAAAAATGCTTGAAAAAGATATCAATGATTTATTAAATGCTAAACTTCATAATGAAAGTTTTTTCACTGAAACCATTGATTTAGGAAATTACAAGATATATCCTTTTTATGAATTATCTTTAATATCAAATTCTGAAAATATGGGGCATTGTTCAATTAGTCCTATAGCTATAATTATTTGTATGATAATAAATAATCAAATTACTGATTATTATTTGCATTATTTCGATGAATCCCATAATAATGAAACATCCACAAAAGATATACTAAATAAATTCTATAATGAAACAGAAATGGAAATTAAATAATAAAAACATCTTTAGCTATTGATTTAGCTATTAATGGAAATTAAATAATAAAAACATCTTTAGCTATTGATTTAGCTATTTTTTTAAAATTGTTAGAATTTGCTTCTGGAAAACAATCTAATATACAAATATCAAACTTTTTGCTTTCATCTTTATTTTCATCTATATTTTCTGCTTTTTTAGATAATATTTTACTTAATTCTTCAAAAGGCAAATTATATAATTCAAAATTAGTTCCATAAGATATTTTATCAGTATTTCCATAAGATTCTTCTATTCTTGGTATTTTTATTTTTTTTAATTCTTTTAACTTTTCTATTTCTTCTAGTTTTTCTGATTCTTTTAATTCTTGTAATTTTTCTAATCCTTTATTCTGTTTAAATCCATTTAATTCAAGATTAATAGAAGTTATTATGGTAGCTGGAGTCCAAATATCATTAAAAACTACTTTTTTAACACCTAATTTTAATAAAAATATTCCAAGAGTGCCATTACCGCAAGTTCCATCTAAAACATTTAAATTCATAGTTTCTTCTTTAGATAAATGTTTTGCTTCAAGATATTCCCATAATCTAGCTATTTTATTTTCCATGGATGGAGGAAATTCTAAATAGCTTAAATGTTGGATTTTATTTATAACTATTTCTCCAGCTGGGCTTTTAACAATATCGCATCGAATATCACTACCTGTTAATAATTCATAAGAAATAGCTTCGTAATCTGTATCTATAATTCCAACAGTATCCTTTGGATCTCCTTTAATAACTCCCTTGACTTCACTAACTTCATCTATTATCCTATT from Methanobrevibacter sp. TMH8 includes these protein-coding regions:
- a CDS encoding ribosome biogenesis/translation initiation ATPase RLI gives rise to the protein MSRISILDHDRCQPKKCNYTCIEYCPGVRMEEDTIVIDEKTKKPLISEDLCSGCGICTNRCPFNAISVINLPEALDEPIHRFGQNMFELFGLPQLSKGSVLGILGPNGIGKSTIMRILSGEMIPNLGNWEEKSENWDEVINYFKGSQLQNYFKELSEGKIKVVHKPQMVDQLPKFVKGNVSDLLTGVDERGKFEEAVKTLDLKNVLNREIANLSGGELQRVAIAASFVREGDFYYFDEPTSWLDVRQRLNAVNVIRSLADEGKAVMVIEHDLATLDAISDYIHILYGQSGAYGVVSQMKGVRVGINAYINGFLKEENVRIRKQPIEFSIRPPTPEDEGEAIVSYSNLKKSYDGFSLSAEAGEIFHDEIVTAFGSNGIGKTTFAKILAGETEPDEGEVGEDIKIAYKPQYIVTDFEGRVEDFLYMNAPSYGSNIFKTEIMKPFSLEEILDKQVEDLSGGELQRLAVAATLSKDAEIYLFDEPTAFLDVEQRLIAGRAIRKIIESRNAASLIVDHDIVFIDYISDRAMVFQGEPGIEGKATKPTDLRTSMNTFLKDLEITFRRDKETKRPRVNKLDSYLDREQKQEGEYYYLKDK
- the pth2 gene encoding peptidyl-tRNA hydrolase Pth2, giving the protein MKQVIVVRNDLKMSKGKTAAQACHGCLGSYKKADSNKIKEWEREGEKKVIVKVNSLEELFEIKEIAKKNNVPNYMVKDAGRTELPGGTITCLGIGPDTDEIIDKVTHDLKLLS
- a CDS encoding delta 1-pyrroline-5-carboxylate synthetase — translated: MDWVVKIGGSLFPKEAIELVNALKRLKGSKKSNNINFLIIIGGGEFANLIRKYDGITRFSNHITHETAIDSMDIIAKLLNDKFDFTKLVYSIEDAENSLNDGFIPILACSKILKENEDNNEIPHSWDMTSDSISAYIANLLKAKLLIATNVDGIYTQKPTKFGAKFIHDIDAKKLLTFDETSVDLMLAEYLLKFGTNCFVVNGNFPERVLSLIGEDIGSRINNNDYNTDYNFKYTLIRGE
- a CDS encoding zinc finger domain-containing protein, giving the protein MEKIECKSCKQEIPLIDTYVQFPCPECGELIARCEKCRTFGHTYVCDCGFEGP
- a CDS encoding elongation factor 1-beta, with the translated sequence MGEVVATVKLMPESPDVDLEQMKIDAQNAVTEDAELHKIDEEPIAFGLVALNVMFIVDDGEGGTEIVEEKLAKIPNVTSVEVMDVRRLM
- a CDS encoding tripartite tricarboxylate transporter permease codes for the protein MFDLIFACFLGILCGAITGMIPGIHVNTAGAIIFASSAFLLGVFSPEFLCIFMVAMSIAHALIEFVPSMLLGVPEEGTAMSILPGHRMVLEGRSKEAIRIVSLGGFGAILVIILMLPIFAIVLPTTQEIIKPYTFIILLVVSIYLLWKITNGKKAFMWSSVLFIFSGLLGWTMFQTPISSGISMMCIFSGLFGISTILYSLNESSFIPHQNKFYDLELNSNMLRGIFAGGVAGAILGFLPGFGPAQGSIIAQAAAGGDGEDATENFLTAISGLNTSDTLFSLICIYLIGNPRSGIAVYMNYLIPTFTVPHLMVFSFAALVAVSISFILCLKLGDSFSKLMQNIDYKKLSISVIILMIVILYIFAIIYNAPIAYITLALITSTAMGLLPHYLGVGKSHLMGVLIIPAMVVYFNMFF
- a CDS encoding spore germination protein GerW family protein, which gives rise to MVDENPIRTTVDELKKLLNVKDFIGDPIVTDDKILIPFLKWGLGFGAGKGNGPEDTGGFGSGAAAGIEPISIVVIDKKTEGMEGVRVLNLSNGTETSKAISELGVVVSDLIKELAANHKGHMGGFKGSKDSKNEKSNVNDAE
- a CDS encoding 50S ribosomal protein L11 methyltransferase; amino-acid sequence: MKKSESSNKYDLGKFTKISENYEINLDELMNLENISKTLKNKNECINCKKESYIEIKKFKPLDEQLDLEKLDDDFGRCSCGKRHIDISMAQILKIMKEEDIEFRRFNLRNGPIPLLTTMYSNKNEPFIEKNSLIILYPTLTKKIANRIIDEVSEVKGVIKGDPKDTVGIIDTDYEAISYELLTGSDIRCDIVKSPAGEIVINKIQHLSYLEFPPSMENKIARLWEYLEAKHLSKEETMNLNVLDGTCGNGTLGIFLLKLGVKKVVFNDIWTPATIITSINLELNGFKQNKGLEKLQELKESEKLEEIEKLKELKKIKIPRIEESYGNTDKISYGTNFELYNLPFEELSKILSKKAENIDENKDESKKFDICILDCFPEANSNNFKKIAKSIAKDVFII